In the Clostridium beijerinckii genome, one interval contains:
- a CDS encoding FAD-dependent oxidoreductase, whose amino-acid sequence MRLNGLTGRVITPSDKEYPTLRLEYNLSINKFPLAIVYCYTPTDVSNAIKWCRKHHVGLRIRTGKHNYEGYSTDNGVIVIDTTPMDKIEVNTKNDTVKIQAGARLGNIYSITAEKGYAFNGGTCPTVGISGLVLGGGIGLSCRNFGLVSDNLIELQLVNAKGDLITANNHIHRDLFWACRGAGGGNFGVVTSYTFRLHKVNYITLIQLRWNNISRGKFINLWQCWLRTADKRISCFAGLSKKGIYLNGFFYGPKSEAEKILKEFLLLPGLLDNSLIEYVPFIDAVKAIGSFYGPPDRFKATGRFVYCHLSKTNIRNLIKYIDCSPGDDCFIRLYTLGGKIKDFSSDYSAYYYRDASYIIGITADWEEYEDGNIFKNWVSQVFKYVETITNGSYVNFPYAGLKYYGYEYYGENYGTLRIIKKIYDHDNVFRFPQSIEP is encoded by the coding sequence ATGAGATTAAATGGATTAACAGGAAGGGTAATAACTCCCTCAGATAAAGAGTATCCAACTTTGAGACTTGAGTATAATCTATCTATTAATAAATTTCCATTAGCTATCGTTTATTGTTATACACCAACAGATGTATCCAACGCTATTAAATGGTGCAGAAAACATCATGTAGGACTTCGCATTCGTACAGGGAAGCATAATTATGAAGGCTATTCAACAGATAATGGCGTAATAGTAATAGATACGACTCCTATGGACAAGATTGAAGTTAATACTAAAAATGATACTGTAAAAATTCAAGCTGGGGCAAGACTTGGAAATATATACTCAATAACTGCCGAAAAAGGGTATGCCTTTAATGGCGGAACATGTCCTACAGTTGGAATTTCTGGCTTGGTATTAGGTGGAGGAATAGGTTTATCCTGTAGAAACTTTGGCTTAGTATCGGACAACCTTATAGAGCTGCAATTGGTTAATGCCAAAGGTGATCTAATAACTGCCAATAATCATATACACCGTGATTTATTCTGGGCCTGTCGAGGAGCAGGTGGTGGAAACTTTGGAGTTGTAACTAGCTATACTTTTAGACTTCATAAGGTAAATTATATTACTCTTATACAGCTTAGATGGAATAATATTTCCAGGGGAAAATTTATTAACCTATGGCAATGTTGGCTAAGAACTGCTGATAAAAGGATTAGCTGTTTTGCTGGTTTAAGTAAAAAAGGCATATATTTAAATGGATTCTTCTATGGACCTAAGTCTGAAGCTGAAAAGATTTTAAAAGAGTTTTTGCTGCTCCCAGGTTTACTAGATAACTCTTTAATAGAATATGTACCTTTTATAGATGCTGTTAAAGCCATTGGTTCTTTTTATGGGCCTCCTGATAGATTTAAAGCTACTGGAAGATTTGTTTATTGTCATCTAAGTAAAACAAATATCAGAAACTTAATTAAGTATATAGATTGTAGCCCTGGAGATGATTGTTTTATAAGACTTTATACTTTAGGCGGTAAGATAAAAGATTTCTCCAGTGATTATTCAGCTTATTACTATAGAGATGCCAGCTATATTATAGGAATAACAGCAGATTGGGAAGAATATGAAGATGGCAATATATTTAAAAACTGGGTATCACAAGTTTTTAAATATGTGGAAACCATAACTAATGGCTCTTATGTAAACTTCCCTTATGCTGGGCTTAAATATTATGGCTATGAATACTATGGTGAAAATTATGGAACCCTTAGAATAATAAAAAAGATTTATGACCATGACAATGTTTTCAGATTCCCACAATCAATAGAACCTTAA
- a CDS encoding sensor histidine kinase yields MIIIYKLKSVNKFIKKYLSNFQNKIIVCFILCTTIPLLAIGLISYNTSVKIARDKIINSNLLINNQLKVDINNRIMQIEHVADSIQFYLYSLNNTPVFPLSNYLNTFNNTSNNIDVLKNNFNIFYINAFVDPSLIISNNKLNFNSLKAIEKYGVSENELINLGISPKWVFRPKQVFPYMISNTNLGVDSIFCYRSVKYNKNDSLLYAYFVSIKSDEFSDILKNSTVDNSISNYIIDDDGVVVAHSDKSKVGSTLDNEKLSIIKQNDLHNGLSSYKDSEILSSKLVNKWYIVTDIPQKYILYNTFPLIKLIFFSILLLTPVFIFIAISLGKELTKRLNKLSTIIKSAKLNNNSIQIDNLNELIDPNSVHCDDIDYIALIFQDMINTINNNFNTILDLSIKKEKLNYDLLQTQINPHFLYNILDSIHICNSIGKFDIANQIIIDLSKFYRYVLRTSENLIPIKEELEISKLYLSMESICKDGNIAWNFYLDEGIENFLIPKLTLQPLIENCIKHGIGQCKNKISIDISIVYYENYILITIKDNGIGINTDKLIDIQSILKNNGVDNKYLGLSNVNARLASSKISKEHIKITSDLDSGTKIQMILNQII; encoded by the coding sequence ATGATTATTATTTATAAATTAAAGTCTGTAAATAAATTTATAAAAAAATATCTTTCTAATTTTCAAAATAAAATAATAGTGTGTTTTATACTTTGTACTACCATTCCTCTTCTAGCTATTGGCTTAATTTCTTATAATACATCCGTAAAAATAGCAAGAGATAAGATAATTAATAGTAATCTCCTTATAAATAATCAGTTAAAAGTTGATATTAATAATCGTATAATGCAAATTGAGCATGTTGCTGATTCCATTCAATTTTATTTGTATTCTTTAAATAATACTCCTGTCTTTCCTCTATCAAATTATTTAAATACTTTTAACAATACTTCTAATAATATAGATGTATTAAAAAATAATTTTAATATATTTTATATAAATGCTTTTGTAGATCCAAGTTTAATTATAAGCAATAATAAGCTAAATTTTAACAGTCTAAAGGCAATTGAGAAATATGGGGTTTCTGAAAACGAATTGATAAATTTAGGTATATCTCCAAAATGGGTTTTTAGACCAAAACAAGTCTTCCCTTATATGATTTCTAATACTAACTTAGGAGTGGATTCTATATTTTGCTATAGGAGCGTTAAATACAATAAAAATGATTCTTTATTGTACGCATATTTTGTAAGTATTAAATCAGATGAATTTTCAGATATACTAAAAAATTCTACTGTAGATAATTCAATATCTAATTATATTATTGATGATGATGGAGTTGTTGTAGCTCACTCTGATAAAAGTAAGGTAGGCAGTACTTTAGATAATGAAAAACTTTCAATTATTAAACAAAATGATCTTCACAATGGTTTATCTTCATATAAGGATTCAGAAATTCTATCTTCAAAACTAGTGAATAAGTGGTATATTGTTACTGATATTCCTCAAAAATATATATTATATAACACTTTTCCGCTTATTAAGTTAATTTTCTTCTCTATTTTACTGCTAACTCCTGTATTCATATTTATTGCTATCTCTCTTGGAAAAGAACTGACAAAAAGGCTTAATAAACTATCCACAATAATAAAATCTGCTAAGCTTAATAATAATAGCATACAAATTGACAATCTTAATGAATTGATAGATCCTAACTCCGTACATTGTGACGATATTGATTATATAGCATTAATTTTTCAAGATATGATAAATACAATAAATAATAATTTCAATACCATCTTAGATTTATCAATAAAAAAAGAAAAATTGAATTATGATTTACTACAAACACAAATCAATCCTCATTTTTTATATAATATACTGGATTCTATTCACATATGTAACTCCATAGGCAAATTTGATATTGCAAATCAAATTATTATAGACTTATCAAAGTTCTATCGATACGTACTTCGTACCTCTGAAAATTTAATACCAATTAAAGAAGAACTAGAAATTTCTAAATTATATTTATCAATGGAGAGCATATGCAAAGATGGAAATATAGCTTGGAATTTTTATTTGGATGAAGGTATCGAAAACTTTCTAATTCCAAAACTTACACTTCAGCCACTTATTGAAAATTGCATTAAGCATGGAATTGGACAATGTAAAAATAAAATCAGTATAGATATATCTATCGTTTATTATGAAAATTATATTTTAATTACCATTAAAGACAATGGCATTGGTATTAATACTGACAAGCTTATTGACATACAATCTATCCTAAAAAATAATGGTGTCGATAATAAATATCTAGGGTTAAGTAATGTAAATGCTAGGTTAGCTTCTTCAAAGATATCTAAAGAACATATAAAAATTACTAGTGATCTAGACAGTGGCACCAAAATTCAAATGATATTAAATCAAATTATTTAA
- a CDS encoding carbohydrate ABC transporter permease — MSNKRNKIWIAWMLVAPVLILRGFTTIYPIFTTFKNSFFDMSLLRGGEAKFIGTQNFIQMFTDEKLATSIEFTVIFTVVSMILHVVLGVGLALMLNIKFRGRKFLRTIVLIPWAMPMVVAGLAARWAFNDTYGLINDLVRRILPSFHYDWLINELSARIAVISVDLWKDVPFFAILVLAALQFIPSDLYEAAKIDGAGIIKSFFSITLPGIKNTVLTLCIFFTMWRLTSFDVVYSMTSGGPGDSTTLLSYRIMTEAFTNLNLGYASSLAVVLFAAMVVLTLIDVKYIKKINK, encoded by the coding sequence ATGAGTAATAAACGTAATAAGATATGGATAGCCTGGATGTTAGTAGCACCTGTATTAATACTAAGAGGTTTCACAACAATATATCCAATATTCACTACCTTTAAGAATAGTTTTTTTGATATGAGCTTACTAAGAGGTGGAGAAGCGAAATTTATTGGTACTCAGAACTTCATACAAATGTTTACTGATGAAAAACTAGCTACATCAATAGAATTCACTGTTATATTTACAGTAGTTTCTATGATATTACACGTTGTATTAGGTGTAGGACTAGCATTAATGTTAAATATAAAATTTAGAGGTAGAAAGTTTTTAAGAACAATTGTCTTAATACCATGGGCAATGCCAATGGTTGTTGCAGGCCTTGCTGCAAGATGGGCTTTTAATGATACTTATGGTCTTATAAATGATTTAGTAAGGCGAATATTACCTAGTTTTCACTACGATTGGTTAATTAATGAATTATCTGCAAGGATAGCGGTAATTTCAGTTGATTTATGGAAGGATGTCCCTTTCTTTGCGATACTAGTATTAGCAGCATTGCAGTTTATACCATCAGATCTTTATGAAGCAGCTAAAATAGACGGAGCAGGAATAATTAAATCATTTTTTTCAATTACATTGCCAGGAATAAAAAACACAGTATTAACACTATGTATCTTTTTTACAATGTGGAGGCTCACTAGTTTTGATGTTGTGTATTCAATGACATCAGGAGGACCGGGAGACTCAACAACATTACTATCTTATAGAATAATGACAGAAGCATTTACAAATTTAAATTTAGGATATGCATCATCACTAGCAGTAGTTTTATTTGCGGCAATGGTAGTTTTAACATTAATTGATGTTAAATATATAAAGAAAATAAATAAATAG
- a CDS encoding MBL fold metallo-hydrolase, which yields MSKINVLDISFDFSGQSDAIHPVILEDENEMILIDCGYPNFLSLIEEAALAKNINVKDLSKIIITHHDYDHMGALAEFKRKYPKVKVLASEEDAPYIDGSKKSLRLQQAENIYDSLSENEKVEADHFHKMLQSIESCNVDIKLKDRDYFDCCGGIGILATPGHMPGHISIYHKESKSLITGDALVVENGELVIAVPQYTLDMKEAQNSVKKFLDYDIERIICYHGGIFENEISDALKRVF from the coding sequence ATGAGTAAAATAAATGTATTAGATATATCTTTCGATTTTTCAGGACAAAGTGATGCTATACATCCAGTTATATTGGAAGATGAGAATGAAATGATATTAATTGACTGTGGATATCCAAATTTTTTGAGCTTAATAGAAGAAGCTGCATTAGCTAAAAATATTAATGTAAAGGATTTATCTAAAATAATTATTACACATCATGATTATGACCATATGGGAGCTTTAGCAGAATTTAAAAGAAAATATCCTAAAGTAAAAGTATTAGCATCAGAAGAAGATGCTCCATATATTGATGGAAGTAAAAAATCATTAAGATTACAACAAGCTGAAAATATATATGATTCATTATCAGAAAATGAGAAAGTAGAAGCAGATCATTTTCATAAAATGCTTCAATCTATAGAAAGTTGTAACGTTGATATAAAGTTAAAAGATAGGGATTATTTCGATTGTTGTGGAGGAATTGGAATCCTAGCTACACCTGGGCACATGCCTGGACATATATCCATTTATCATAAAGAAAGTAAATCATTAATAACAGGAGATGCCTTAGTTGTAGAAAACGGAGAACTTGTTATTGCAGTACCTCAATATACCCTAGATATGAAAGAAGCCCAAAATTCTGTTAAAAAGTTTTTGGATTATGATATTGAAAGAATTATATGCTATCATGGTGGAATATTTGAGAATGAAATCAGTGATGCTCTTAAAAGAGTTTTTTAA
- a CDS encoding ABC transporter substrate-binding protein: protein MKLTKIMCLLTSTVMAVTFFTGCGSTKPSSAETSANKTEKITLMTVDTTFNEGFQKYIEKAEKATGIKIDTIACPTNTDDRQAKITTILSSKDSSVDVITINDEMISAFKNTGFLEPLQNTVMKNDVVSQFPKDYIKDLIQVGDNIYSVPMYMEILGFWVDQSKVKALGLDAIKTKEDFEKYVKAYSKDGKYGYGGAWEKTYVFNEIGTFVNLFGGDYYDWTNPKTKEAVKFMHDMAKNGETPIAQLADQYDPMMQKFFDDDYASIFMYTGAMKNFVNSGRYGENGITLAPMPTFEKNSAYIACWNYVLNSASENKEAAIKFLNYAASPQGEKDYYEMTSRLPARSDVINDSNFKIEGLSAIKGYLQNTELHGRPMAPQAMEFISSMGSLFQRYVSDEISLDEFCQKAQVEVNKYAKK from the coding sequence ATGAAATTAACTAAAATCATGTGTTTATTGACTTCGACAGTTATGGCAGTAACATTTTTTACAGGGTGTGGAAGCACAAAACCATCAAGTGCTGAAACTTCAGCAAATAAAACTGAAAAAATAACATTAATGACAGTTGATACAACTTTTAATGAGGGTTTTCAAAAGTATATTGAAAAAGCAGAAAAGGCTACAGGAATAAAAATAGATACTATTGCTTGCCCAACTAATACAGACGATAGACAAGCCAAAATTACAACTATACTTTCATCAAAAGATTCTAGTGTAGATGTTATAACAATCAATGATGAAATGATCAGTGCATTTAAAAATACTGGCTTCTTAGAACCTCTACAAAATACTGTTATGAAAAATGATGTAGTATCGCAATTTCCTAAAGATTATATAAAAGATTTAATACAAGTAGGAGACAATATATATTCCGTACCTATGTATATGGAGATACTAGGCTTTTGGGTTGATCAGTCAAAAGTAAAAGCACTTGGTTTAGATGCAATAAAAACAAAAGAAGATTTTGAAAAGTATGTTAAGGCCTACAGCAAAGATGGGAAGTATGGATATGGTGGTGCATGGGAAAAAACTTATGTATTTAATGAAATCGGAACTTTTGTAAATTTGTTTGGTGGAGACTATTATGATTGGACAAACCCTAAAACAAAAGAAGCAGTTAAATTCATGCATGATATGGCTAAAAATGGCGAAACTCCTATAGCTCAATTGGCTGATCAATATGATCCAATGATGCAAAAATTCTTTGATGACGACTATGCATCAATATTTATGTATACAGGTGCTATGAAGAATTTTGTTAATTCTGGTAGATATGGTGAAAACGGAATAACTTTAGCGCCAATGCCTACTTTTGAAAAAAATAGTGCTTATATAGCTTGCTGGAATTATGTATTAAATTCAGCATCAGAAAATAAGGAAGCTGCAATTAAATTCTTGAATTATGCAGCAAGCCCACAAGGAGAAAAGGACTATTATGAGATGACTTCAAGGTTGCCTGCAAGGTCTGATGTAATAAATGATTCAAACTTTAAAATAGAAGGGCTTAGTGCAATTAAGGGGTATTTACAAAATACTGAGCTTCACGGACGCCCAATGGCACCTCAAGCTATGGAATTTATAAGTTCTATGGGATCATTATTCCAAAGATATGTCTCTGATGAAATATCTCTAGATGAGTTCTGCCAAAAGGCACAAGTAGAAGTAAATAAATATGCTAAAAAATAA
- a CDS encoding glycoside hydrolase family 172 protein, producing the protein MSNYLFANGLTSLSVLKNARSRAINAENPNGEKGKGGMAASYLGPSRKGSPCLRDIEPGKTVTLAEVDGPGIITHIWITVDNKTTDADCNVLRDLVLRMYWDEEEAPSVESPLGDFFCCGFSRECIVNSMPIVVVPSRGMNSYFQMPFHKKAKITLENQHDNTIPAFFYQIDYCLYDELPEDIAYFHAQWRRERITELQKDYVIIDNIKGKGHYVGTYIALTTLERYWWGEGEVKFYIDGDKEYPTICGTGMEDYFGGSWSFASQVDGKTVENTYCTPFLGYPYYSANDDLIHNPYHNNDCPPMRGFYRWHIPDPIHFQDDLKVTVQQIGVCYKGLFERQDDLASVAYWYQSEPHNKFEKLMDKKQRWPR; encoded by the coding sequence ATGAGTAATTATTTATTTGCAAATGGACTTACTAGTTTATCAGTGCTAAAAAATGCACGTTCTCGTGCTATCAATGCAGAAAATCCAAATGGAGAAAAAGGTAAAGGAGGAATGGCTGCAAGTTATTTAGGACCTTCAAGAAAAGGAAGCCCTTGTTTAAGAGATATAGAGCCAGGAAAAACGGTGACATTAGCTGAAGTAGATGGACCAGGGATTATAACTCATATATGGATTACGGTTGATAATAAAACAACTGATGCAGATTGTAATGTTTTAAGAGATTTAGTTTTAAGAATGTATTGGGATGAAGAAGAAGCACCTTCAGTGGAAAGTCCTCTTGGAGATTTCTTTTGCTGTGGCTTTTCAAGAGAGTGTATTGTAAATTCAATGCCAATAGTAGTAGTTCCATCTAGAGGAATGAATAGTTATTTTCAAATGCCATTTCATAAAAAAGCTAAAATTACACTAGAGAATCAACATGATAATACTATACCAGCATTTTTCTATCAAATAGATTACTGCTTGTATGATGAATTACCAGAAGATATTGCTTATTTTCATGCTCAATGGAGACGTGAGCGTATAACAGAATTACAGAAAGACTATGTAATTATTGACAATATAAAAGGAAAAGGGCATTATGTAGGAACATATATAGCATTGACAACATTAGAAAGATATTGGTGGGGAGAAGGAGAAGTTAAATTTTATATAGATGGCGATAAAGAATATCCTACAATTTGTGGAACAGGAATGGAGGATTATTTCGGAGGTTCTTGGAGCTTTGCATCACAGGTTGATGGCAAGACAGTAGAAAATACTTATTGTACGCCGTTTCTTGGATATCCATATTATTCAGCAAATGATGATTTAATACACAATCCATATCATAATAATGATTGTCCACCGATGCGAGGATTCTATCGTTGGCATATACCAGATCCAATTCATTTTCAAGATGATTTAAAAGTTACAGTGCAACAAATAGGAGTATGTTACAAAGGATTATTTGAACGACAAGATGATCTTGCATCAGTTGCATATTGGTATCAATCAGAGCCACACAATAAATTTGAAAAATTAATGGATAAAAAACAACGTTGGCCAAGATAA
- a CDS encoding PhzF family isomerase, which produces MARKYNLYQVDSFTKEKFTGNPAGVISNADGLTDYEMQKIARELNNSETAFIFSSNSSEYDVQVRFFTPISEVPICGHATIAAHYVRAIENELETSRIYHKTGAGILPVDIIKENNDYKIIMTQGKIEFGEIIDGINKEELLKALKIKESDLLDDYKIQIVSTGHSKVMIGIKSIETLNTLQPDYSALSKLSEIIKCNGYYIFTTDSKESDILIHGRMFAPSIGINEDPVTGNANGPLGAYLVHYNLVKHNNSLFRFKAKQGEAINRPGIIEVEVKIEDNEPIETKVSGNAVIIFKSELLLND; this is translated from the coding sequence ATGGCAAGAAAATATAATTTATATCAAGTTGATTCATTTACAAAGGAGAAATTTACAGGAAATCCAGCAGGGGTAATATCAAATGCAGATGGATTAACTGATTATGAAATGCAGAAAATTGCTAGAGAGCTTAACAATTCTGAGACAGCATTTATTTTCTCTTCAAATAGTAGTGAGTATGATGTTCAAGTACGCTTTTTTACACCTATAAGCGAGGTTCCTATTTGTGGACATGCCACTATTGCAGCTCATTATGTACGTGCTATCGAAAATGAACTGGAAACTTCAAGGATTTATCATAAGACAGGAGCAGGAATTTTACCTGTTGATATAATAAAAGAAAATAATGATTACAAAATTATTATGACACAGGGAAAAATTGAGTTTGGTGAAATTATTGATGGTATAAATAAAGAAGAACTTTTAAAAGCACTTAAAATTAAAGAAAGTGATTTACTTGATGATTATAAAATTCAGATAGTGTCAACAGGTCATTCTAAAGTTATGATAGGTATTAAAAGTATTGAAACCTTAAATACATTGCAGCCAGATTATAGTGCACTTTCTAAGTTAAGCGAGATCATTAAATGTAATGGATATTATATTTTTACTACTGATTCAAAAGAAAGTGATATTTTAATACATGGAAGAATGTTTGCACCTTCAATAGGTATCAATGAAGATCCTGTTACCGGTAATGCAAATGGTCCATTAGGTGCATATCTTGTTCATTACAATCTTGTTAAGCATAATAATTCTTTATTTAGATTTAAAGCTAAGCAAGGAGAGGCTATAAATAGGCCTGGTATAATCGAAGTTGAAGTAAAGATAGAAGACAATGAACCAATAGAGACCAAAGTTTCAGGAAACGCCGTTATAATATTTAAATCAGAATTATTATTAAATGATTAA
- a CDS encoding ROK family protein encodes MKYGAIEAGGTKFVCAVSNENLEIIERVSIPTTTPDETMKSVFEFFDKYNLEAIGIGSFGPIDVNRKSKTYGYITTTPKLAWANYNFVGIIKDRYNIPIGWTTDVNAAALGELKKGAAFGLQSCVYLTVGTGIGGGAVINGQLLEGYGHPEMGHILVRMHNNDKYEGACPYHSNCLEGIASGPAIEERWGKKAYELEENKEVWKIEAFYLAQAVMTYTLILSPERIVLGGGVMKQRQLFPLIRKEVEQLMKKYVAMPNLDEYIVPPALGDNSAIMGCLLLAQKTNENV; translated from the coding sequence ATGAAATATGGTGCGATTGAAGCAGGTGGAACAAAATTTGTTTGTGCAGTAAGCAATGAAAATCTTGAAATTATAGAAAGAGTCAGCATACCAACGACAACACCTGATGAAACAATGAAATCTGTATTTGAGTTTTTTGACAAATATAATTTAGAAGCTATAGGTATAGGGTCATTTGGGCCTATTGATGTGAATAGAAAATCAAAAACTTACGGATATATAACAACCACACCAAAATTAGCTTGGGCGAACTATAATTTTGTTGGAATTATAAAAGATAGATATAATATTCCAATTGGCTGGACGACAGATGTAAATGCAGCGGCACTCGGAGAGTTAAAAAAGGGTGCAGCATTTGGGTTACAGAGTTGTGTTTATTTAACTGTAGGAACTGGAATCGGAGGAGGTGCAGTGATAAATGGTCAGCTCTTAGAAGGATATGGTCATCCGGAAATGGGGCATATTTTAGTTCGCATGCATAATAATGATAAATATGAAGGTGCATGTCCTTATCATTCAAATTGCTTAGAAGGAATTGCATCAGGCCCTGCTATAGAAGAGCGATGGGGGAAAAAAGCATATGAATTAGAAGAGAATAAAGAAGTATGGAAAATAGAAGCTTTTTATCTTGCACAAGCAGTAATGACATATACGTTAATATTAAGTCCAGAACGTATTGTTCTGGGTGGTGGAGTAATGAAGCAACGTCAATTATTTCCACTTATAAGAAAAGAAGTAGAACAATTAATGAAAAAGTATGTTGCAATGCCGAACTTGGACGAATATATTGTACCTCCAGCTCTTGGAGATAATTCCGCAATTATGGGATGTTTGCTTTTAGCTCAAAAGACAAATGAGAATGTATAG
- a CDS encoding carbohydrate ABC transporter permease, with product MNFKINKTVPFVVKWGLTVIMSAAILIPLYWIFISSIKPSNELFTAPIKYIPTNITFENYKKLFFELKLGEKALNTLFITTAALIISTIICLVGAYSFSKYKSRGLKIAYGAIVSSALIPGIVTARPLYDFMNKFNLVDTFLGLIILYTSALIPFTILILNNFLNEIPTSIYEAAEVDGCRAIQKMFYVTLPLMKPAIATISIINFITCLNDLFTPLFFARKIEVLSVGITTIPKETTYSMPWDLISTMGWIILIPIILFVLLFEKQIMDGIMAGGVKE from the coding sequence ATGAATTTTAAAATTAATAAGACTGTACCTTTTGTTGTAAAATGGGGGTTAACTGTTATTATGTCTGCTGCTATATTAATACCTCTATATTGGATTTTTATATCATCCATTAAACCGTCAAATGAATTATTTACAGCACCTATAAAATATATTCCAACTAATATTACCTTTGAAAATTATAAAAAGTTATTTTTTGAGTTAAAGCTAGGAGAAAAAGCTTTAAATACATTATTTATAACTACAGCTGCATTAATAATATCTACTATTATTTGCTTAGTAGGAGCTTATTCATTTTCAAAATATAAGAGTAGAGGTTTAAAAATAGCTTATGGAGCTATAGTATCTTCAGCTTTAATACCAGGAATAGTAACTGCAAGACCATTATACGATTTTATGAACAAATTCAATTTGGTGGATACTTTTTTAGGGTTAATAATATTATATACAAGCGCATTAATACCATTCACAATTCTAATATTGAATAATTTCTTAAATGAAATACCGACATCAATATACGAAGCAGCAGAAGTAGATGGATGCAGAGCTATACAAAAAATGTTTTATGTGACACTACCTTTAATGAAGCCAGCTATAGCAACCATAAGCATAATTAATTTTATTACATGTTTAAATGACTTATTTACACCATTGTTTTTTGCAAGAAAAATAGAAGTATTAAGTGTTGGAATAACTACAATACCTAAAGAAACAACTTATAGCATGCCTTGGGATCTAATTAGCACAATGGGATGGATAATACTTATACCAATAATATTATTTGTATTATTATTTGAAAAGCAAATTATGGATGGTATAATGGCTGGCGGTGTAAAAGAATAA